A segment of the Desulfovibrio sp. genome:
CTCCCAGGGGGCGTTGCCGCAGGTTTCCATGGCCGTGTTCAACCTGCGACGCCGGGCTTCCCGTAACAATGCCAGGGCGAAGTCCGGCTGGGCCAAGGGCTCGCCGCCGGAGAGGGTGATGCCGCCGCCGGAGCGGGTATAAAACGCGGAGTCCTGTTCCACCACGCGTAGTATATCGTCCACGGTCTTTCGCTGCCCATAGGCGATAACGCCGGAGGCGGGGCAGGCGTCTACGCAGTGTCTTTCGCAGCTGGCGCAGATTTCCCGGTTGAACACCGGTTTGTCGTCCAGCTGGGCTATGGCCTGGTTCGGACAGGCGTTCAGGCAGCGCACGCACTGGGAGAAACCGAGGCAGCGCCCGTCGTTGAAGGCCAGCTCAACCTTGAAGGACTGCGATTCCGGATTGCTGCACCAACGGCAGGACAGGGGGCACCCCTTGAAGAAGACTATGGTGCGGATACCGGGACCGTCGTGGACGGAGTACTTCTGGACGTTGAAGATCACCCCGCTCGTCTTTTTGTCCTCTTGCGATGTCATGTGGCACATCCCGTTCGCCCCTGCGGAGCTGGTTGTAAATTGCGCCGCGTTGCCCTTTATCCGAAACGCAGAAGGGAGACGCCCCTTTTCAGGGCGTCTCCCGCTGCGGCGGCTCTCGCCGCGAAGACAAACCTAACAGGTCTCGTGCACAGTGCGCGCGATCAGGTCGTTCTGCAGATCGGGCGACAGGTCCACGAAGTAGGCGCTGTAGCCGGCGATGCGCACGATAAGGTTGCGGTACTTTTCCGGGTCCTTCTGAGCCGCAACCAGGGTCTCGCGGTTTATCACGTTGAACTGCACGTGCCAGAGCTTCAGGTCGCAGAAGGTGCGGATGAAGGAGATCATCTTGCGCGTTCCCTCATCCCCGGCCAGACACTTGGGGGTGAACTTGATGTTGAGCATGCGGGCCGCGCGGTCGCGGTAGCCGTAGTTCTTGGACGTGTAGTTGGAGAGCAGCACAGCCGTGGGTCCGTTGACGTCCGCGCCGTGGGAGGCCGAAGAGCCGTCGGACAGGGCGGTGAAGGCCCGGCGGCCGTTGGGAGTGGCGCTCACCACCTTGCCGAAGGGCACATGGGAGGTGAAGGGCACGTAGCGCACGTCGTTGTGCATGCCGAGTTCCGGCGAGTACTTGTTGCCGTATTTGACGGACAGGATGTCGATGTCCCTGGCGATGGAGTCGGCGTATTCGTCGTTATTGCCGTAACAGGGCGCGCTCTTGAGCAGGGCGCGCACGTCTTCCTTGCCCTCGAAGTCGTTCCCAATGGCATCGAGAAGCTCGTCCATGGTCAGCTTCTTGTCCTCGAACACTAGCTTCTTCATGGCGGCCAGGGAATCAACCACCGTGCCGTATCCGATGTACTCGAAATAGCCGAAGTTGAGCCCCTCCGGGATCTGCGGAGTGTGCAGGTCCAGGCAGTGCTTCATGCACAGGTCGTGCAGCACGGAGCCCATGGGCTGGGCGAAATGCTTGGCGCGCAGGTTGATGATGACGTGCTGCTGGTAGAAGGCTGTTTTCAAGAACAGCTCGTGCTGCTTGACGTAGGCGTTCCAGAGATCGTCCCAGGTCTTGAACGAGCGGGGGTCTCCGGTTTCCAGGCCCAGCACCCTGTCGCCGTATTTCTTCATGCGGCCGTTGTAGAGCACCATCTCCAGGGCGGCAGCGAAATTGATGTAGGCTCCACCGCTGGTGTAGGTGTCACGATTTGGCATGCGCGCCTCGGTGCAGCCGGACACCGCGTAATCGTAGGCTTCCTCGAAGGTAGCCCCCTTGGACACGTAGAGAGGAATGACCTCTTCGTCGTTAATGAGCTTGGGGAATCCAGCGCCGTCCTTGATAGTCTCGGACACTTCCCACAGGTAGCGCTCGGGGGAGCGCGAGTGGATTCGCGCCGCCAAGTCCGGATAGTGCAGCGGGAACTCGCGCTTGGACTTGAGGAACAGGTAGGTCAGCTCATTGGTGGCGTCGCGCCCGTCCGGGGTTTGGCCACCAATGGTAACGGCCTCCCAGTGGGCGTAGCCTTCGTTGAAGGCGCCGCCAGTGGGGGAAATGTAGAGGTCGATGAACTGGGCCATGCCCACCCACATGCACTCCAGAAGCTCCACGGCCTTTTCCTCGGTCAGGAGGCCTTCTTCCATGTCCTTCTGATAGAAGGGATAGAAATACTGGTCCATGCGTCCGTTGGAGATGATGGTGCCGGTCTTCTGCTCGATGCGCGAGAACATCTGGGTGAACCACTGGGACTGCACGGCCTCGTGGAAGTTGCGGGCGGGGTGTTCAGGCACGCGCTCGCAGATATCTGCCATGGTCAGCAGTTCCTGCTTGCGAGTGGGGTCGGACTCCTTGGCCGCGACCTCGCGGGCCAGGACGGCGTGGCGCTTGGCCCAGTGCACGATGGCGTCGCACACGATGACCATGGCCTCCAGGAAGGGGCGCTTCTCCACGTTGTCCACGGGGCTAAGGGGATCAAGCGCCTCGAGCTTGGCCAGAGCTTCGTCCTTGAGGCTCTTGAAGCCGCGCTTGAGCACCTTGTCGTAATCGTGCACCCACTGAATGGAGGACCTGAAAGACGCGGTCTCGTTCACCACGAAGCGGGAGGCCAGACCTTCGGGGTCGTTGTAGGTCAACTTGTGGACGTCGGGCGGCAGCGCCTTGTTGAGGGCCTCGTGGAAGGTCTTGCCCTTCCAGTAGGGGGCGATCTCCTCGATGACCACCTTGGCGTCTTCGGGAGTGATGTAAGAAGGGGATTCCTTGCGCTTGGGCAGCTCTTCGATGGCCAACCCAAGGAAATCGCCGTCCAGCTCGGGATACAGGATGCCGTAACGCCCCTGGCACCCGGCCCGGCCGGCAAGCAACTGGTTGTCGTCGATGTAGACGGTCATGTTCTCGGCAATGTGCTTGAGCGCCTTGGCCCAACGCAAAACCAGAGCCTGTCCTTCGGTCTCTTTCATGGACTCGGTGAAATATTTGGCCCGCTCCACGTCGATCCGGGGTTTTACCCCGTCGAAGCTCTCAAGGATGGTGAACACCCTTTTGTGCGTTGCCCGGAACTTGTCTTCCTTCCCCTCGATCTTGTCCTGGAGACGTTGCTCGTGCGAACTGTAAGCTTCGCAACAGATAGGATTCAACATGGCGTACCCCTCTCCTACCGATGTATTTGAAATGCGGTTTTGTTGGACGCGTGAACCGGCGTCATGGGGCGTCTTGGAGCACGCCCTCAAACATCCTTAGCAACGCGTATGCCGGTTTCTTCGGTCAAGAGCTGGGGAGAAGGCTGCTCAACACATAAAGCATTATATCTTAGCATGTTGCATACAACATCTTTTTAATTGGCCGATTCTTTCGCGCAAACACCGCAAGAGACTTACAGGTGATGCAGAAGAGATTAGTTCATATATAACAGGATGTTAGTTTGGCCCATTTGGAATCCCCCTCATTTACGTTCAATCGGGGGCCTCCCTAGGCGCATGAGATTTGAATGTTGAAAAGGAACGAGCTGCTGCATATTTGCAACACATCGTGCCCCACACCTGAACAAGTTACGTGATTTAAATGTGTTAGACTATGTTGCAAAAATGCGACATGATGCAATTTTTAGCTGCATCACAATGCAA
Coding sequences within it:
- a CDS encoding glycyl-radical enzyme activating protein — encoded protein: MTSQEDKKTSGVIFNVQKYSVHDGPGIRTIVFFKGCPLSCRWCSNPESQSFKVELAFNDGRCLGFSQCVRCLNACPNQAIAQLDDKPVFNREICASCERHCVDACPASGVIAYGQRKTVDDILRVVEQDSAFYTRSGGGITLSGGEPLAQPDFALALLREARRRRLNTAMETCGNAPWEVVREVCGLLDSLMFDIKSLNSERHKEFTGVPIDLIVDNFKRIVGAFQSLPVHVRTPIIPGFNDTQEDISAIRELVSGYPNVTYEVLPYHRLGTQKYLFLNREAPMGDVTLPSGVFQQLEAVARGDQTERVPEAAPVSER
- a CDS encoding glycyl radical protein, with product MLNPICCEAYSSHEQRLQDKIEGKEDKFRATHKRVFTILESFDGVKPRIDVERAKYFTESMKETEGQALVLRWAKALKHIAENMTVYIDDNQLLAGRAGCQGRYGILYPELDGDFLGLAIEELPKRKESPSYITPEDAKVVIEEIAPYWKGKTFHEALNKALPPDVHKLTYNDPEGLASRFVVNETASFRSSIQWVHDYDKVLKRGFKSLKDEALAKLEALDPLSPVDNVEKRPFLEAMVIVCDAIVHWAKRHAVLAREVAAKESDPTRKQELLTMADICERVPEHPARNFHEAVQSQWFTQMFSRIEQKTGTIISNGRMDQYFYPFYQKDMEEGLLTEEKAVELLECMWVGMAQFIDLYISPTGGAFNEGYAHWEAVTIGGQTPDGRDATNELTYLFLKSKREFPLHYPDLAARIHSRSPERYLWEVSETIKDGAGFPKLINDEEVIPLYVSKGATFEEAYDYAVSGCTEARMPNRDTYTSGGAYINFAAALEMVLYNGRMKKYGDRVLGLETGDPRSFKTWDDLWNAYVKQHELFLKTAFYQQHVIINLRAKHFAQPMGSVLHDLCMKHCLDLHTPQIPEGLNFGYFEYIGYGTVVDSLAAMKKLVFEDKKLTMDELLDAIGNDFEGKEDVRALLKSAPCYGNNDEYADSIARDIDILSVKYGNKYSPELGMHNDVRYVPFTSHVPFGKVVSATPNGRRAFTALSDGSSASHGADVNGPTAVLLSNYTSKNYGYRDRAARMLNIKFTPKCLAGDEGTRKMISFIRTFCDLKLWHVQFNVINRETLVAAQKDPEKYRNLIVRIAGYSAYFVDLSPDLQNDLIARTVHETC